The Oryza glaberrima chromosome 9, OglaRS2, whole genome shotgun sequence genome includes a window with the following:
- the LOC127785139 gene encoding putative CBL-interacting protein kinase 27, translating to MEWKGVLEGRYEMGRVLGHGNFGRVHAARDVRTGRAVAMKVVSKDKVERAGMAEQIKREIAVMKMVSHPSVVELHEVMATRTKVYLALELVRGGELFDRIARHGRVGEGVARRYFRQLVSAVDFCHGRGVYHRDLKPENLLLDEAGNLKVADFGLSALACHARPDGLLHTACGTPAYVAPEVLAGNGYDGAKADLWSCGVILYVLLAGALPFQDDNLVCMYRKMRRGDFCCPPWVTTDARKLIKTLLDPNPDTRVTVAGLLETPWFRKTAPVPRPIIADPAPAPVDPRGNAGDDKDEPPEVLNAFHLISLSEGFDLSPLFEHDPAASPGRATARAGGTRFATREAASGVVARLEALAMGGARVAPSLLMVDVNKDGGDAMEYRPFFSEELRPALKDIVWSPAAT from the coding sequence ATGGAGTGGAAGGGGGTGCTGGAGGGGAGGTACGAGATGGGACGGGTGCTGGGCCACGGCAACTTCGGGCGGGTGCACGCGGCGCGGGACGTGCGCACGGGGCGCGCCGTGGCGATGAAGGTGGTGTCCAAGGACAAGGTGGAGCGCGCCGGGATGGCGGAGCAGATCAAGCGGGAGATCGCCGTGATGAAGATGGTGTCCCACCCGAGCGTCGTGGAGCTGCACGAGGTGATGGCCACGCGCACCAAGGTGTACCTGGCGCTCGAGCTCGTCCGGGGCGGCGAGCTGTTCGACCGGAtcgcccgccacggccgcgtCGGGGAGGGCGTCGCGCGGAGGTACTTCCGCCAGCTCGTCTCCGCCGTCGACTTCTGCCACGGCCGCGGGGTGTACCACCGCGACCTGAAGCCCGAGAACCTGCTGCTCGACGAGGCCGGGAACCTCAAGGTCGCCGACTTCGGGCTCAGCGCGCTCGCCTGCCACGCGCGCCCCGACGGCCTCCTCCACACCGCCTGCGGCACGCCGGCGTACGTCGCCCCCGAGGTGCTCGCCGGCAACGGCTACGACGGCGCCAAGGCCGACCTCTGGTCCTGCGGCGTCATCCTCTACGtgctgctcgccggcgcgctGCCGTTCCAGGACGACAACCTCGTGTGCATGTACCGCAAGATGCGGCGGGGTGACTTCTGCTGCCCGCCGTGGGTGACGACGGACGCCCGGAAGCTCATCAAGACGCTGCTCGACCCCAACCCGGACACCcgcgtcaccgtcgccggcctcctcgagACGCCGTGGTTCCGCAAGACGGCGCCCGTCCCGCGCCCCATCATCGCCGaccccgcgccggcgccggtggaccCGCGTGGCAATGCTGGCGACGACAAGGACGAGCCGCCCGAGGTGCTGAACGCCTTCCACCTGATCTCCCTGTCCGAGGGCTTCGACCTGTCGCCGCTGTTCGAGCACGaccccgccgcgtcgccggggcgggccacggcgcgcgcgggcggcacGCGGTTCGCGacgcgggaggcggcgagcggcgtggtCGCGCGGCTGGAGGCGCTCGCGATGGGCGGCGCACGCGTGGCGCCGTCGTTGCTCATGGTGGACGTCAACAAGGATGGCGGCGACGCCATGGAGTACCGGCCGTTCTTCAGCGAGGAGCTCCGGCCGGCGCTCAAGGACATCGtctggtcgccggcggcgacctga
- the LOC127784856 gene encoding cinnamoyl-CoA reductase 1-like isoform X2 produces the protein MTVVVVADDAAAAAAAAQQQEELPPGHGQTVCVTGAAGYIASWLVKLLLERGYTVKGTVRNPDDPKNAHLKALDGADERLVLCKADLLDYDSIHAALDGCHGVFHTASPVTDDPMVEPAVRGTEYVIKAAAEAGTVRRVVFTSSIGAVTMDPNRGPDVVVDESCWSDLEFCKKTKNWYCYGKAVAEQEACKAAEERGVDLVVVNPVLVVGPLLQPTVNASAVHILKYLDGSAKKYANAVQAYVDVRDVADAHVRVFEAPEASGRYLCAERVLHREDVVHILGKLFPEYPVPTRCSDEENPRKQPYKMSNKKLQDLGLHFIPVSDSLYETVKSLQEKGHLPVLSKEIPEELNGVPA, from the exons AtgaccgtcgtcgtcgttgctgatgacgccgccgccgccgcagcggcggcgcagcagcaggaggagctgCCGCCGGGGCACGGCCAAACGGTGTGtgtcaccggcgccgccgggtaCATCGCGTCGTGGCTCGTCAAGCTGCTGCTGGAGAGGGGCTACACCGTGAAGGGCACAGTGAGAAACCCAG ATGACCCGAAGAACGCCCACCTGAAGGCGCTGGACGGCGCCGACGAGAGGCTGGTCCTCTGCAAGGCCGACCTCCTCGACTACGACTCCATCCACGCCGCCCTCGACGGCTGCCACGGCGTGTTCCACACGGCCtcgcccgtcaccgatgacccT ATGGTGGAGCCGGCGGTGCGGGGGACGGAGTACGTGataaaggcggcggcggaggccggcacGGTGCGCCGGGTGGTGTTCACGTCGTCCATCGGCGCCGTCACCATGGACCCCAACCGCGGCCCCGACGTGGTCGTCGACGAGTCCTGCTGGAGCGACCTCGAGTTCTGCAAGAAAACCAAG AACTGGTACTGCTACGGTAAGGCGGTGGCAGAGCAGGAGGCGTGCAAGGCGGCCGAAGAGCGCGGcgtcgacctcgtcgtcgtcaaccCCGTGCTGGTGGTCGGCCCGCTGCTGCAGCCGACGGTGAACGCCAGCGCCGTGCACATCCTCAAGTACCTCGACGGCTCGGCCAAGAAGTACGCCAATGCCGTGCAGGCGTACGTGGACGTGCGCGACGTCGCGGACGCGCACGTCCGCGTCTTCGAGGCGCCGGAGGCCTCCGGCCGGTACCTCTGCGCCGAGCGCGTCCTGCACCGTGAGGACGTCGTCCACATCCTCGGCAAGCTCTTCCCCGAGTATCCTGTGCCCACAAG GTGCTCTGACGAGGAGAACCCACGGAAGCAGCCGTACAAGATGTCCAACAAGAAGCTGCAGGATCTTGGCCTCCACTTCATACCTGTGAGCGACTCGCTCTACGAGACGGTGAAGAGCCTCCAGGAGAAGGGGCACCTTCCAGTGCTGAGCAAAGAGATCCCAGAAGAGTTGAATGGTGTGCCAGCATGA
- the LOC127784856 gene encoding cinnamoyl-CoA reductase 1-like isoform X1: protein MTVVVVADDAAAAAAAAQQQEELPPGHGQTVCVTGAAGYIASWLVKLLLERGYTVKGTVRNPDDPKNAHLKALDGADERLVLCKADLLDYDSIHAALDGCHGVFHTASPVTDDPEQMVEPAVRGTEYVIKAAAEAGTVRRVVFTSSIGAVTMDPNRGPDVVVDESCWSDLEFCKKTKNWYCYGKAVAEQEACKAAEERGVDLVVVNPVLVVGPLLQPTVNASAVHILKYLDGSAKKYANAVQAYVDVRDVADAHVRVFEAPEASGRYLCAERVLHREDVVHILGKLFPEYPVPTRCSDEENPRKQPYKMSNKKLQDLGLHFIPVSDSLYETVKSLQEKGHLPVLSKEIPEELNGVPA, encoded by the exons AtgaccgtcgtcgtcgttgctgatgacgccgccgccgccgcagcggcggcgcagcagcaggaggagctgCCGCCGGGGCACGGCCAAACGGTGTGtgtcaccggcgccgccgggtaCATCGCGTCGTGGCTCGTCAAGCTGCTGCTGGAGAGGGGCTACACCGTGAAGGGCACAGTGAGAAACCCAG ATGACCCGAAGAACGCCCACCTGAAGGCGCTGGACGGCGCCGACGAGAGGCTGGTCCTCTGCAAGGCCGACCTCCTCGACTACGACTCCATCCACGCCGCCCTCGACGGCTGCCACGGCGTGTTCCACACGGCCtcgcccgtcaccgatgacccT GAGCAGATGGTGGAGCCGGCGGTGCGGGGGACGGAGTACGTGataaaggcggcggcggaggccggcacGGTGCGCCGGGTGGTGTTCACGTCGTCCATCGGCGCCGTCACCATGGACCCCAACCGCGGCCCCGACGTGGTCGTCGACGAGTCCTGCTGGAGCGACCTCGAGTTCTGCAAGAAAACCAAG AACTGGTACTGCTACGGTAAGGCGGTGGCAGAGCAGGAGGCGTGCAAGGCGGCCGAAGAGCGCGGcgtcgacctcgtcgtcgtcaaccCCGTGCTGGTGGTCGGCCCGCTGCTGCAGCCGACGGTGAACGCCAGCGCCGTGCACATCCTCAAGTACCTCGACGGCTCGGCCAAGAAGTACGCCAATGCCGTGCAGGCGTACGTGGACGTGCGCGACGTCGCGGACGCGCACGTCCGCGTCTTCGAGGCGCCGGAGGCCTCCGGCCGGTACCTCTGCGCCGAGCGCGTCCTGCACCGTGAGGACGTCGTCCACATCCTCGGCAAGCTCTTCCCCGAGTATCCTGTGCCCACAAG GTGCTCTGACGAGGAGAACCCACGGAAGCAGCCGTACAAGATGTCCAACAAGAAGCTGCAGGATCTTGGCCTCCACTTCATACCTGTGAGCGACTCGCTCTACGAGACGGTGAAGAGCCTCCAGGAGAAGGGGCACCTTCCAGTGCTGAGCAAAGAGATCCCAGAAGAGTTGAATGGTGTGCCAGCATGA